Proteins from a genomic interval of Diaphorobacter sp. HDW4A:
- a CDS encoding AlpA family transcriptional regulator translates to MALLRKTTAAKVLDLSKSGLEKLVAGDPSFPRPIKLGETRQAAVFFDQSEIHAWIESKKAQRLEAVQ, encoded by the coding sequence ATGGCGCTGCTTCGCAAAACCACCGCCGCCAAGGTTCTCGACCTGAGCAAGAGCGGTTTGGAAAAACTGGTTGCTGGCGATCCTAGCTTCCCGCGCCCCATCAAGCTGGGTGAAACCCGCCAGGCTGCGGTGTTCTTCGATCAGTCTGAAATCCACGCTTGGATCGAGTCCAAGAAGGCCCAGCGTTTGGAGGCCGTGCAATGA
- a CDS encoding site-specific integrase, with the protein MKRKDIKKRPLSDTTIEALEPESSMYRELHADGVYLRVKENGMKDWQLRYKKPDGKWTWMGLGPYGKGAHQLGGQEAREEAVKRAKEAKDRGIPLSELNSKQAPDKLLQEPFSALMAEWLEIKRKDWTEGTYDRAKRMLEIHITPKMGNRPYRTILASEWFNLFKGLEEKGLLETLTKARSYCQDIYALAQVTDRTQYNPINNLHKFLESSENENFAHVSPAEIPELIRAMRAYPSRPIAIGLQLLMLLAVRPTELRSATWSEFDLKAGLWTIPESRKKERRDFVVPLADQTVKLLQELEKYRDRSDWLFPGRNTRKNEPISNMTFNQALDRMGYKSKQTPHGMRHLFSTAANEAGKDHRIIDAALAHKVKGVEGVYNKAMYLQQRRELAQWWADQVDVLAVSGIANIQLA; encoded by the coding sequence ATGAAGCGCAAGGACATCAAGAAAAGGCCGCTGTCAGACACGACCATAGAGGCGCTGGAGCCTGAAAGCTCGATGTACCGGGAGCTTCACGCTGACGGTGTGTATCTCCGGGTGAAAGAGAACGGCATGAAGGACTGGCAGCTTCGGTACAAGAAGCCAGACGGGAAATGGACGTGGATGGGCTTAGGCCCCTACGGCAAGGGCGCTCACCAGCTAGGAGGGCAGGAGGCGCGTGAGGAAGCCGTCAAGCGGGCCAAGGAAGCCAAGGACAGGGGTATCCCGCTATCTGAGCTGAACTCCAAGCAGGCCCCTGACAAACTCTTGCAGGAGCCGTTCTCCGCGCTCATGGCCGAGTGGCTGGAAATCAAGCGCAAGGACTGGACGGAAGGCACCTATGACCGCGCCAAGCGGATGCTGGAAATCCACATCACCCCCAAGATGGGCAACCGCCCCTATCGCACCATTCTTGCCAGCGAGTGGTTCAACCTGTTCAAGGGGCTGGAGGAAAAGGGCTTGCTGGAAACGCTCACCAAAGCCCGCTCCTACTGCCAAGACATCTACGCTCTGGCTCAAGTGACTGACCGCACCCAGTACAACCCCATCAACAATCTGCACAAGTTTCTGGAGTCCAGCGAGAACGAGAACTTCGCGCATGTATCCCCGGCTGAGATTCCCGAGCTGATCCGGGCCATGCGCGCCTACCCATCGCGCCCCATCGCCATCGGCCTGCAACTGCTGATGCTGCTGGCCGTGCGCCCGACCGAGCTGCGCAGCGCCACATGGAGCGAATTCGACCTCAAGGCGGGGCTGTGGACGATCCCTGAGAGCCGCAAGAAGGAGCGTCGGGATTTCGTTGTCCCGCTGGCCGACCAGACCGTGAAGCTCTTGCAGGAGCTGGAGAAGTACCGCGACCGTAGCGACTGGCTTTTTCCCGGTCGCAACACTCGCAAGAACGAACCGATCAGCAATATGACGTTCAATCAGGCGCTCGACCGCATGGGATACAAGAGCAAGCAGACTCCCCACGGCATGAGGCACCTTTTCAGCACGGCAGCGAACGAGGCGGGCAAGGACCATCGGATCATCGACGCCGCGCTCGCTCATAAGGTCAAGGGCGTGGAGGGCGTCTACAACAAGGCCATGTATTTGCAGCAGCGCCGGGAGCTGGCGCAGTGGTGGGCCGATCAGGTTGATGTGCTGGCTGTCAGTGGCATTGCCAACATTCAGTTAGCATGA
- a CDS encoding ClpXP protease specificity-enhancing factor, which translates to MINAPEITSTRPYLVRAIHEWCIDNGFTPYIVVSVNDSVRVPHEFVKDGEIVLNASYDATSSLQLGNDFIEFKARFGGVAREIMVPVGRVIAVYARENGQGMAFPPPVDNLDGAVSQDAVPSQMDEVADSSTKVDGASERPAPQLVPVGGVQEKASDEDVPPPKPPAGGGGARPSLKLVK; encoded by the coding sequence ATGATCAATGCCCCGGAAATCACCTCCACCCGGCCCTATCTGGTCCGCGCGATCCATGAGTGGTGTATCGATAACGGATTCACGCCCTACATCGTGGTCAGCGTGAACGACTCCGTTCGGGTGCCGCATGAGTTCGTGAAGGACGGCGAGATTGTGCTGAACGCCAGCTACGACGCGACCAGCAGCCTGCAGCTTGGCAACGACTTCATCGAGTTCAAGGCCCGCTTTGGCGGCGTGGCGCGCGAGATCATGGTCCCCGTGGGCCGTGTGATCGCCGTCTATGCTCGCGAGAATGGGCAGGGCATGGCGTTTCCCCCGCCGGTCGATAATCTCGACGGCGCGGTATCGCAAGACGCTGTGCCTTCGCAGATGGATGAGGTGGCGGATTCGTCCACCAAGGTAGACGGCGCTTCAGAGCGCCCGGCTCCACAATTGGTCCCTGTGGGTGGTGTGCAGGAGAAGGCGTCCGATGAGGATGTGCCGCCTCCCAAGCCACCTGCTGGAGGTGGTGGTGCGCGTCCATCTCTTAAGCTCGTGAAGTAA
- a CDS encoding glutathione S-transferase N-terminal domain-containing protein, which produces MMVLYSGTTCPFSHRCRFVLFEKGMDFEIRDVDLYNKPEDINVMNPYGQVPILVERDLILYESNIINEYIDERFPHPQLMPGDPVDRARVRLFLLNFEKELFVHVNTLESRASKGNDKALEKARSHIRDRLTQLAPVFLKNKYMLGENFSMLDVAIAPLLWRLDYYGIELSKNAAPLLKYAERIFSRPAYIEALTPSEKVMRK; this is translated from the coding sequence ATGATGGTGCTTTATTCGGGTACGACCTGTCCTTTTTCACACCGTTGCCGCTTCGTTCTGTTCGAGAAGGGCATGGACTTCGAAATCCGTGATGTGGATCTCTACAACAAGCCCGAAGACATCAATGTGATGAATCCGTACGGTCAGGTGCCCATCCTGGTCGAGCGCGATTTGATCCTGTATGAGTCGAACATCATCAACGAGTACATCGACGAGCGCTTCCCGCATCCTCAACTGATGCCTGGCGACCCTGTGGATCGCGCCCGCGTGCGTCTGTTCCTCTTGAACTTCGAGAAGGAACTGTTCGTTCACGTGAACACGCTCGAGTCGCGCGCCTCCAAGGGCAACGACAAGGCATTGGAAAAGGCCCGCTCGCATATCCGTGATCGCCTGACCCAGCTGGCGCCCGTGTTCCTGAAGAACAAGTACATGCTCGGCGAGAATTTCTCGATGCTCGACGTGGCGATTGCACCGCTGCTCTGGCGTCTCGACTACTACGGTATCGAGCTGAGCAAGAACGCTGCTCCGCTGCTCAAGTATGCAGAGCGCATCTTCTCGCGTCCGGCCTACATCGAAGCGCTGACGCCTTCCGAAAAGGTGATGCGCAAGTAA
- a CDS encoding cytochrome c1, giving the protein MKKIILTLVAALGIAAGAQAAEGGIAWDKAPVNTSDTASLQNGAKIFVNYCLNCHSAAFMRINRLKDIGLSEAQIKDNLMFATDKIGETMKASIDPKLAKEWFGANPPDLTVIARSRAGHNGTGADYLYTFLRTFYRDDTKATGWNNLAFPSVGMPHPMWQLQGDRRPVYDEVESHGHKTQVFKGWEQVTAGTMTPQKYDEAVGDLVNYLQWMGEPAQNTRIRVGVWVLFFLGIMTFIAWRLNAAFWKDVK; this is encoded by the coding sequence ATGAAAAAAATTATCTTGACCCTGGTCGCGGCGCTTGGAATCGCTGCGGGTGCGCAGGCTGCAGAGGGTGGAATCGCGTGGGACAAGGCGCCGGTCAACACCAGCGACACAGCTTCGCTGCAGAACGGCGCGAAAATCTTCGTGAACTATTGTCTGAACTGCCATTCGGCCGCTTTCATGCGGATCAATCGTTTGAAGGACATTGGCCTGTCTGAGGCGCAGATCAAGGACAATCTCATGTTCGCAACCGACAAGATCGGTGAGACCATGAAGGCGTCCATTGATCCCAAGCTGGCCAAGGAATGGTTCGGAGCCAACCCGCCCGACCTGACCGTGATCGCACGTTCGCGTGCCGGTCACAATGGCACGGGTGCTGACTACCTCTACACCTTCCTGCGCACCTTCTACCGCGATGACACCAAGGCCACGGGCTGGAACAATCTGGCTTTCCCGAGTGTCGGCATGCCGCATCCGATGTGGCAATTGCAGGGTGATCGCCGCCCTGTTTACGACGAGGTGGAAAGTCACGGACACAAAACTCAGGTATTCAAGGGGTGGGAGCAGGTGACCGCTGGTACTATGACGCCCCAGAAATACGACGAGGCTGTAGGTGATCTTGTGAACTACCTGCAGTGGATGGGCGAACCAGCGCAAAATACGCGCATCCGCGTGGGCGTATGGGTTCTGTTCTTCCTGGGAATCATGACGTTCATCGCGTGGAGGCTCAACGCAGCCTTCTGGAAAGACGTCAAGTAA
- a CDS encoding cytochrome bc complex cytochrome b subunit, with translation MAAYREFKDVSPNASAVEKTSTWLENRFPTAFEAYKVHMSEYYAPKNFNFWYIFGSLALLVLVIQIVTGIFLVMHYKPDAAKAFESVEYIMRDVPWGWLIRYMHSTGASAFFIVVYLHMFRGLLYGSYRKPRELVWIFGCAIFLCLMAEAFMGYLLPWGQMSYWGAQVIVNLFAAIPFVGPDLALLIRGDYVVGDATLNRFFSFHVIAVPLVLLGLVVAHLLALHDVGSNNPDGIEIKGPGKPVDAKGHPLDGIPFHPYYTVHDIFGVCIFLFIFSAVVFFAPEFGGYFLEYNNFIPADPLKTPNHIAPVWYFTPFYSMLRAITSEMMYALIACVVLGAGFGIFKSKLPSIAKGAVAVAAIVAIALMLSIDAKFWGVVVMGGAVIILFFLPWLDQSPARSIRYRPSWHKWMYAIFVVWFVVLAYLGVQPPSPIGERVSQVGTLFYFGFFLLMPWWSRLGEPKPVPDRVTFAAH, from the coding sequence ATGGCTGCTTACCGCGAATTCAAGGATGTCTCCCCCAATGCCTCGGCTGTCGAGAAGACGTCGACCTGGCTGGAGAACCGCTTTCCCACGGCCTTCGAGGCCTACAAGGTTCACATGTCGGAGTACTACGCTCCGAAGAACTTCAATTTCTGGTACATCTTCGGCTCGCTCGCACTGCTGGTGCTGGTGATCCAGATCGTCACCGGAATCTTCCTCGTGATGCACTACAAGCCCGACGCCGCCAAGGCGTTCGAGTCGGTCGAGTACATCATGCGCGACGTTCCGTGGGGATGGCTGATCCGCTACATGCACTCGACGGGTGCGTCGGCGTTCTTCATCGTCGTCTATCTGCACATGTTCCGTGGCTTGCTGTACGGCTCGTACCGCAAGCCACGTGAGCTGGTCTGGATCTTCGGCTGTGCGATCTTCCTGTGCCTGATGGCCGAAGCCTTCATGGGCTATCTGCTGCCATGGGGCCAGATGTCGTACTGGGGCGCTCAGGTGATCGTGAACCTGTTTGCCGCGATTCCCTTTGTCGGTCCCGATCTGGCGCTGCTGATCCGCGGCGATTATGTGGTGGGTGACGCAACGCTGAATCGCTTCTTCAGCTTCCACGTGATCGCCGTGCCGCTGGTGCTGTTGGGTCTGGTCGTCGCGCACTTGCTGGCGCTGCACGACGTGGGATCCAACAACCCCGACGGGATCGAAATCAAGGGCCCCGGCAAGCCGGTGGACGCGAAGGGTCATCCGCTGGACGGCATCCCCTTCCATCCGTACTACACGGTGCACGACATCTTCGGCGTCTGCATCTTCCTGTTCATCTTCTCGGCTGTGGTGTTCTTTGCGCCCGAGTTCGGTGGTTACTTCCTTGAGTACAACAACTTCATCCCGGCTGATCCGCTGAAGACGCCGAATCACATTGCGCCGGTCTGGTACTTCACGCCGTTCTATTCGATGCTGCGTGCCATCACCAGCGAGATGATGTATGCGCTGATTGCCTGCGTGGTGCTGGGTGCCGGCTTCGGCATCTTCAAATCGAAACTGCCGAGCATTGCCAAGGGCGCTGTGGCGGTGGCAGCCATCGTCGCCATCGCGCTGATGTTGTCGATTGACGCCAAGTTCTGGGGCGTGGTGGTGATGGGTGGTGCCGTGATCATCCTGTTCTTTCTGCCATGGCTGGATCAGAGCCCCGCGCGTTCGATTCGCTATCGTCCGAGCTGGCACAAGTGGATGTACGCCATCTTCGTGGTCTGGTTCGTTGTGCTGGCTTATCTGGGCGTGCAGCCTCCGTCACCGATTGGTGAGCGCGTTTCGCAGGTCGGTACGTTGTTTTACTTCGGTTTCTTCCTGTTGATGCCTTGGTGGAGCCGTTTGGGTGAGCCCAAGCCGGTGCCGGATCGTGTCACCTTTGCCGCGCATTGA
- the petA gene encoding ubiquinol-cytochrome c reductase iron-sulfur subunit, whose protein sequence is MSESRIDSSKRTWLIASGCAGAVGGVGVAVPFVSTFQPSEKAKAAGAPVEVDISSLQEGEKMTVEWRGKPVWIVKRTKQQLDELPALDSQLADPKSLRKADEFTPPYARNEARSIKPDVLVVVGICTHLGCSPVDRFHSGPQPSLPDDWKGGFLCPCHGSTFDLAGRVFKNKPAPDNLEVPPHMYLSDTRLLIGDDKKA, encoded by the coding sequence ATGAGTGAATCCCGGATCGATTCCAGCAAACGGACGTGGCTGATTGCGTCTGGCTGCGCTGGTGCGGTGGGCGGCGTTGGAGTTGCCGTCCCCTTTGTGAGCACGTTTCAGCCGTCGGAAAAGGCAAAGGCCGCCGGTGCGCCGGTGGAGGTGGATATCTCATCTCTGCAGGAAGGGGAGAAAATGACGGTGGAGTGGCGCGGCAAGCCAGTCTGGATCGTCAAACGAACCAAGCAACAGCTCGATGAGTTGCCAGCGCTCGACTCGCAACTGGCCGATCCGAAATCGCTTCGCAAGGCCGACGAGTTTACGCCGCCGTATGCGCGCAACGAGGCGCGTTCGATCAAGCCTGATGTTCTTGTCGTCGTGGGAATCTGCACCCACTTGGGCTGCTCGCCGGTGGACCGGTTCCACTCGGGTCCTCAGCCTTCGCTTCCGGATGACTGGAAGGGCGGTTTCCTCTGTCCCTGCCACGGCTCCACATTCGATCTGGCTGGCCGCGTGTTCAAGAACAAACCCGCTCCCGACAACCTTGAGGTTCCACCTCACATGTACCTGTCCGACACCCGATTGCTCATCGGCGACGACAAGAAGGCTTGA